One stretch of Nocardia mangyaensis DNA includes these proteins:
- a CDS encoding ABC transporter ATP-binding protein, which produces MTTSTAPLLEVTDLRVSFPGEEGRVDAVRGVNYTVADGEVLAIVGESGSGKSVSSLAVIGLLPEQARVHGSIRLRGRELLGLGDKQMSKLRGSSISMVFQDPLSALTPVYRVGDQIAEALLAHGKMSRTEAGERAIELLELVGITDARARARAFPHEFSGGMRQRVVIAMAIANDPALIICDEPTTALDVTVQAQILDLLRKARDITGAGVIMITHDMGIAATVADRVAVMYAGRIVETAPVTELFTAPRMPYTVGLLGSIPRMNGPARAPLIPIAGAPPAMHALPGGCSFAPRCPISIDDCAVAEPPLEKLGPGHSAACVRTAEVGTAQLFDAYRQEITAPPHADRTDDEVVLRVTDLVKVFPLTSGVLLRRRTGEVRAVDGISFSVRAGRTLALVGESGSGKSTTLSQIMDLARPQSGSIEVLGNDVATLTKARIREIRRKMQIVFQDPSASLDPRLPIFDVLAEPLRIDGRPREEINRRVPELLRQVGLRPEHADRYPSDFSGGQKQRVSIARALALDPQLLVLDEPVSSLDVSIQAGVLNLLRDLQAERGLSYLFVSHDLSVVRNLAHDIAVMLRGKIVESGPAEQIFADPRHEYTRSLIAAVPEPVVSG; this is translated from the coding sequence ATGACGACATCGACCGCACCGCTGCTCGAGGTCACCGACCTTCGAGTCTCGTTCCCCGGCGAGGAGGGCCGCGTCGACGCCGTGCGCGGGGTGAACTACACCGTCGCCGACGGCGAAGTGCTCGCCATCGTCGGCGAGTCCGGCTCGGGCAAGTCGGTGTCGTCACTGGCGGTGATCGGGCTGCTGCCCGAGCAGGCGCGCGTGCACGGCTCGATCCGGTTGCGCGGCCGCGAACTGCTCGGCCTCGGCGACAAGCAGATGTCGAAGCTGCGCGGTTCCTCGATCAGCATGGTCTTCCAGGACCCGCTCTCGGCGCTGACGCCGGTCTACCGGGTGGGCGATCAGATCGCCGAGGCGCTGCTCGCGCACGGCAAGATGAGCCGCACGGAGGCCGGTGAGCGCGCGATCGAACTACTCGAGCTGGTCGGCATCACCGACGCGCGGGCGCGTGCCAGAGCCTTTCCGCACGAGTTCTCCGGCGGTATGCGCCAGCGCGTGGTGATCGCGATGGCCATCGCCAACGATCCGGCCCTGATCATCTGCGACGAACCGACCACCGCGCTCGACGTGACGGTGCAGGCCCAGATCCTGGACCTGCTGCGCAAGGCCCGCGACATCACCGGGGCCGGGGTCATCATGATCACCCACGACATGGGTATCGCGGCCACCGTCGCCGACCGGGTGGCGGTGATGTACGCGGGCCGCATCGTCGAAACCGCGCCCGTCACCGAGCTTTTCACCGCGCCGCGGATGCCCTACACCGTTGGCCTGCTGGGTTCCATCCCGCGCATGAACGGCCCGGCGCGCGCCCCGCTGATCCCGATCGCCGGCGCCCCACCGGCCATGCACGCGCTACCCGGCGGCTGCTCGTTCGCGCCGCGCTGCCCGATCTCGATCGACGACTGCGCGGTGGCCGAACCGCCGCTGGAGAAGCTCGGCCCCGGTCACTCGGCGGCCTGTGTCCGCACCGCCGAGGTGGGCACGGCACAACTGTTCGACGCCTATCGCCAGGAGATCACCGCCCCGCCGCACGCCGACCGCACCGACGACGAGGTGGTGCTGCGGGTGACCGACCTGGTGAAGGTCTTCCCGCTCACCTCCGGCGTGCTGCTGCGCAGGCGCACCGGCGAGGTACGCGCGGTCGACGGCATCAGTTTCAGCGTGCGCGCGGGCCGCACCCTGGCGCTGGTCGGCGAGTCGGGCTCGGGCAAGTCGACGACGCTGTCGCAGATCATGGATCTGGCGCGGCCGCAGTCGGGCAGCATCGAGGTGCTCGGCAACGATGTCGCCACCCTGACCAAGGCTCGGATCCGCGAGATCCGCCGCAAGATGCAGATCGTCTTCCAGGACCCCAGCGCCTCGCTCGACCCGCGCCTGCCGATCTTCGACGTGCTGGCCGAACCGCTGCGCATCGACGGCCGCCCGCGCGAGGAGATCAACCGGCGCGTGCCCGAGCTGCTGCGGCAGGTGGGTTTGCGGCCCGAGCACGCCGACCGCTATCCGTCGGACTTCTCCGGCGGTCAGAAGCAGCGCGTCAGCATCGCGCGGGCGCTGGCGCTGGACCCGCAGCTGCTCGTGCTCGACGAACCGGTGTCCTCGCTGGATGTCTCGATCCAGGCCGGCGTGCTGAATCTGCTGCGTGACCTGCAGGCCGAGCGTGGGCTGTCGTATCTGTTCGTCTCGCACGACCTGTCGGTGGTGCGCAATCTGGCCCATGACATCGCGGTGATGCTGCGGGGCAAGATCGTCGAATCCGGCCCGGCGGAGCAGATCTTCGCCGATCCTCGGCACGAGTACACCCGCTCGCTGATCGCGGCCGTTCCCGAGCCCGTGGTCAGCGGCTGA
- a CDS encoding ABC transporter permease encodes MTETELIVVGAPEVAAAGRRKLVWRRFLRNKPAVVGAVILGLLVVVSFALPPLLPWDYQQMDYTALLKPPSLEHPFGTTQIGQDVLAQTLRGLQKSLVIGFCVALFSSVIAATAGALAGLLGGWTDRAVMWLVDLLLVVPSFIIIALFAPRTKGSGSILILIVLLSVFGWMIAARIVRGLTLSLRDREFVRAARYMGASNRRIILSHIVPNIASILIIDTTLAVGAAISAETGLSFLGFGVQPPDVSLGSLIAAGTKSALTYPWLFLFAGGLLVTIVLCANLVGDGLRDAFDPGARGARKARKEVGEKTDQARVELKKAEKR; translated from the coding sequence TTGACCGAGACCGAACTGATCGTCGTCGGCGCGCCGGAAGTCGCCGCGGCCGGACGCCGCAAGCTGGTGTGGCGGCGGTTTCTGCGCAACAAGCCCGCCGTGGTGGGCGCGGTGATCCTGGGGCTGCTCGTGGTGGTCAGTTTCGCGCTGCCACCGCTGCTGCCGTGGGACTACCAGCAGATGGACTACACCGCGCTGCTGAAGCCACCGAGTCTCGAGCACCCGTTCGGCACCACTCAGATCGGCCAGGACGTGCTGGCCCAAACCCTGCGCGGCCTGCAGAAATCGCTGGTGATCGGCTTCTGCGTGGCGCTGTTCTCCAGCGTGATCGCCGCAACCGCGGGCGCGCTGGCCGGACTGCTCGGCGGCTGGACCGACCGGGCCGTGATGTGGCTGGTCGACCTGCTGCTCGTGGTGCCCAGCTTCATCATCATCGCGCTGTTCGCCCCGCGCACCAAGGGTTCGGGGTCGATCCTGATCCTGATCGTGCTGCTCAGCGTGTTCGGCTGGATGATCGCCGCGCGCATCGTGCGCGGCCTGACCCTGAGCCTGCGTGATCGTGAATTCGTGCGGGCCGCACGGTATATGGGCGCGTCGAACCGCAGGATCATCCTCAGCCACATCGTGCCGAACATCGCCTCCATCCTGATCATCGACACCACGCTGGCCGTCGGCGCGGCGATCAGCGCCGAAACCGGTTTGAGCTTCCTCGGTTTCGGTGTGCAGCCGCCGGATGTGTCGTTGGGCTCGCTGATCGCGGCGGGGACCAAATCAGCGCTCACCTATCCCTGGTTGTTCCTGTTCGCCGGTGGTCTGCTGGTCACGATCGTGTTGTGCGCCAACCTCGTCGGCGACGGACTGCGCGACGCCTTCGATCCCGGTGCGCGGGGTGCGCGCAAGGCGCGCAAAGAGGTGGGCGAGAAAACCGACCAGGCGCGGGTGGAGTTGAAGAAGGCCGAGAAGCGATGA
- a CDS encoding ABC transporter permease, giving the protein MTGFLLRRALNYVVLLLLASFLTFSLASLTFRPLDSLEQRNPRPPQSVIDAKAEQLHLDEPIPQRYLTWLGGVVQGDFGTTLAGQPVSEELGRRVAVSLRLLILGSIIGTVLGVLIGAAGAIRQYKFSDYFSTVISLLILSTPVFLLATLLKYGALQVNTTTGVQIFLYTGETSATQVHGLWNQLLDRVQHLVLPTLTLALGAMAGYSRYQRNAMLDVLQSDFIRTARAKGLTRNRALYKHGLRTALIPMATLFAYSLGALITGATFTEKIFGWHGVGEWLVDSINAQDLYVVVTVTAFAGLVVLISGLLADIALALLDPRVRVA; this is encoded by the coding sequence ATGACCGGCTTCCTGTTGCGGCGCGCGCTGAACTACGTCGTGCTCCTGCTGCTGGCTTCGTTCCTGACCTTCAGTCTGGCCTCGCTCACCTTCCGCCCGCTCGACAGTCTCGAGCAGCGCAACCCGCGCCCACCGCAGTCGGTGATCGATGCCAAGGCCGAGCAACTGCATCTCGACGAGCCGATCCCGCAGCGCTATCTCACCTGGTTGGGCGGGGTCGTGCAGGGGGATTTCGGGACCACGCTGGCCGGTCAGCCGGTGAGCGAGGAACTGGGCAGGCGGGTCGCGGTGAGTCTGCGGTTGCTGATCCTCGGGTCGATCATCGGCACCGTGCTCGGTGTGCTGATCGGCGCGGCGGGGGCGATCCGGCAGTACAAGTTCAGTGACTATTTCTCGACGGTGATCTCGCTGCTGATCCTGTCGACCCCGGTCTTCCTGTTGGCCACACTGTTGAAATACGGTGCGCTACAGGTCAATACGACCACCGGCGTACAGATTTTCCTCTATACCGGCGAGACATCGGCCACCCAGGTGCACGGGCTGTGGAACCAGCTCCTCGACCGGGTCCAGCATCTCGTGCTGCCGACGCTCACGCTGGCGCTGGGCGCCATGGCCGGATACAGCCGCTACCAGCGCAATGCCATGCTCGACGTGCTGCAGAGCGATTTCATCCGCACCGCCCGCGCCAAGGGCCTCACCCGCAATCGCGCCCTCTACAAACACGGCCTGCGCACCGCGCTGATCCCGATGGCCACCCTCTTCGCCTACAGCCTGGGCGCGTTGATCACCGGCGCCACCTTCACCGAGAAGATCTTCGGCTGGCACGGTGTCGGCGAGTGGCTGGTGGATTCGATCAATGCCCAGGACCTCTATGTCGTGGTGACGGTGACGGCGTTCGCCGGGCTGGTGGTGTTGATCTCGGGCCTGCTCGCCGACATCGCGCTCGCGCTGCTCGACCCCAGGGTGCGGGTGGCATGA
- a CDS encoding Cof-type HAD-IIB family hydrolase, which yields MTPLHPKPRLVATDVDGTLIDASEKVSPRTKAAVGALVADGATFVLATGRPPRWIDPVVSELGYAPLAVCGNGAVIYDSATDRVLSSHALDVETLAWLAEIAEHALPGCGLATERVGASAHDAATPQFVSSPTYEHAWLNPDDTVVSHAEVIASPAIKMLIRLRSARSSAMRAALAPLVGDRAEITYSTENGLIEVAVPGVTKASGLAEVARRIGVEENSIVAFGDMPNDVPMLTMAGHGVAMGNAHQEARDAADEVTASNVDHGVAVVLERWWR from the coding sequence ATGACGCCCCTGCACCCGAAACCGCGCCTGGTGGCCACCGATGTCGACGGCACGCTGATCGACGCCTCGGAGAAGGTCTCGCCCCGCACCAAGGCCGCCGTCGGCGCGCTCGTCGCCGACGGCGCCACCTTCGTGCTCGCCACCGGCAGGCCGCCACGCTGGATCGATCCGGTCGTCAGCGAACTCGGCTACGCCCCGCTGGCGGTCTGCGGCAACGGTGCGGTCATCTACGACAGCGCCACCGACCGGGTGCTGTCGAGCCACGCCCTCGACGTGGAGACGCTGGCCTGGCTGGCCGAGATCGCCGAACACGCGCTACCCGGGTGCGGGCTGGCCACCGAGCGGGTCGGCGCCAGCGCGCACGACGCGGCGACGCCGCAGTTCGTCAGCTCGCCGACCTACGAGCACGCCTGGCTCAACCCCGACGACACCGTGGTCTCGCACGCCGAGGTCATCGCCTCGCCCGCGATCAAGATGCTGATCCGACTGCGCTCGGCCCGCTCCTCGGCCATGCGCGCGGCCCTCGCCCCGCTGGTCGGCGACCGCGCCGAGATCACCTACTCCACCGAGAACGGGCTGATCGAGGTGGCGGTGCCCGGGGTGACCAAGGCGTCCGGGCTGGCCGAAGTCGCGCGGCGGATCGGCGTCGAGGAGAACTCGATCGTCGCGTTCGGTGACATGCCCAACGATGTGCCGATGCTGACGATGGCGGGGCACGGCGTCGCCATGGGCAATGCGCACCAGGAGGCCCGCGACGCCGCCGATGAGGTGACCGCGAGCAACGTCGACCACGGTGTCGCCGTGGTCCTGGAACGCTGGTGGCGATAG
- a CDS encoding N-acetylmuramoyl-L-alanine amidase, giving the protein MRFIADPANLEPGTTPETPALAPGAVGADVIDQVGAQVKELTQETPFSMVAITARDLVNTTTKLRARQQDGTWGPWYDADPLETRANDQAPADAPTGTEPIYVGETTAVQMLVTRKPTAGPEHDPAHLTEAALTAILINPGRAAIDAALNDVAAALPGGGPKVITRAQWGADESIRCQEPTYDDGLGGITVHHTAGRNDYSRAESAGIVRAIYAYHAQTLGWCDMGYNALVDQYGQIFEGRYGGLDRAVQGAHAGGFNENTAGVALMGNYQTQQPSTEAINAMGKFVGWRTKVGGLNPKGYTTMYSEGTEFTPYALNEAVDLPVVFAHRDVGNTDCPGDALYSLMDRIRGIAAGNSTTYTSPATPNNRPPSQQARAPQGNMAELGALVDKLLGLSGSNAIAKHWVSRGGVDGPLGAPQSDLLSGAQGREYAKFANGFVFSGENGQVFEVVGAILDRYLSLGADSGVLGLPTGSSYLVPDGLRTDFQNGSLVLNELTGIVTTFWKTYDETYKAEMNGEPVPSTGPTAPGEGETPLDPATPAEEGAPAGPAPDELAGPQEPAEPAPADPPVATEPAPTG; this is encoded by the coding sequence ATGCGTTTCATCGCCGACCCGGCGAACCTGGAACCCGGCACCACCCCGGAAACCCCCGCACTCGCCCCGGGCGCGGTCGGTGCCGATGTGATCGACCAGGTCGGCGCGCAGGTCAAGGAACTCACCCAGGAGACCCCGTTCAGCATGGTCGCCATCACCGCGCGCGATCTGGTGAACACCACGACCAAGCTGCGTGCTCGTCAGCAGGACGGCACCTGGGGTCCCTGGTACGACGCCGATCCGCTGGAGACCAGGGCCAACGATCAGGCCCCAGCCGACGCGCCGACCGGCACCGAGCCGATCTACGTCGGCGAGACCACCGCCGTGCAGATGCTGGTGACCCGCAAGCCGACCGCCGGACCCGAACACGATCCGGCCCATCTCACCGAGGCCGCGCTCACAGCCATCCTGATCAATCCGGGCCGGGCCGCGATCGATGCCGCGCTCAACGATGTCGCGGCGGCATTGCCCGGCGGTGGACCGAAGGTCATCACCCGCGCCCAGTGGGGTGCCGACGAGTCGATCCGCTGCCAGGAACCCACCTACGACGACGGCCTCGGCGGTATCACCGTGCACCACACGGCGGGCCGCAACGACTACAGCCGCGCGGAGTCGGCGGGCATCGTCCGGGCGATCTACGCCTATCACGCGCAGACCCTCGGCTGGTGCGACATGGGCTACAACGCCCTGGTCGACCAGTACGGCCAGATCTTCGAGGGCCGCTACGGCGGGCTCGACCGCGCGGTGCAGGGCGCGCACGCCGGTGGTTTCAACGAGAACACCGCCGGGGTGGCGCTGATGGGCAATTACCAGACCCAGCAGCCGAGTACCGAGGCGATCAACGCGATGGGCAAGTTCGTCGGCTGGCGGACCAAGGTCGGCGGGTTGAATCCCAAGGGCTACACGACCATGTACTCCGAGGGCACCGAGTTCACTCCCTACGCGCTGAACGAGGCGGTCGACCTGCCGGTGGTGTTCGCCCACCGCGATGTCGGCAACACCGACTGCCCCGGCGATGCCCTCTACTCGCTGATGGACCGCATTCGCGGGATCGCGGCGGGCAATTCCACCACCTACACCTCACCTGCCACACCCAACAATCGACCGCCCAGTCAGCAAGCCCGTGCACCCCAGGGCAACATGGCCGAGCTGGGCGCACTGGTCGACAAGCTGCTGGGCCTGTCCGGTTCCAACGCCATCGCCAAGCACTGGGTGAGCCGCGGTGGAGTCGACGGCCCGCTCGGCGCGCCGCAGTCGGATCTGCTGTCGGGCGCGCAGGGCCGTGAGTACGCGAAGTTCGCCAACGGGTTCGTGTTCTCGGGTGAGAACGGCCAGGTCTTCGAGGTGGTCGGGGCAATTCTCGACCGGTATCTGAGCCTGGGCGCCGACTCGGGCGTGCTCGGCCTGCCGACCGGCAGTTCCTACCTCGTCCCCGACGGTCTTCGCACCGATTTCCAGAACGGTTCGCTGGTGCTCAACGAGCTCACCGGCATCGTCACCACCTTCTGGAAGACCTACGACGAGACCTACAAGGCCGAGATGAACGGCGAGCCCGTGCCGTCGACCGGCCCGACCGCCCCGGGCGAGGGAGAAACCCCGCTCGACCCAGCGACACCGGCGGAGGAGGGCGCACCCGCCGGCCCCGCTCCGGACGAGCTCGCCGGCCCACAGGAGCCCGCCGAACCGGCCCCGGCAGACCCGCCGGTCGCCACGGAGCCCGCCCCGACTGGCTAA
- a CDS encoding SpoIID/LytB domain-containing protein — MRADTKINRTTRRGTHRRTMPIIATVPLQVLVGGTALAVTGAIGLWQILPGQVTPTVGAGHGRGMSQVGAFDNARAGWSAEDILGHYYPGATLGQVGPTTIGVRLQAQDDATLDTYAAAGAQVAGRMIGPGEAAHLTPLPDGGANVVVTSGCDGEVLWQAATDDPFVYPVHPGAGRPVEEHLTLCGGTGYRGALGVALEGGAYRTVNEVDLDDYLAGVLPSEMQANWADQGAFEALRAQAIAARSYALAENRYGYARTCDTTDCQVYPGTVKEDGRTTEAVAATTGTVLLRDGLILRSEYSAAPDGGRPADIETFAVGPAPHEFVPPAPIPPAPIDPTHPDLTIEALAGETVIDTEYRRIGGPESAIGAPIGPEMLLPQRVGTYRLYTNGVIVATEALGAQVVDFTTLLELVPDLGDQLPPSASGSPQLTTPEGSLPDVTSPEGIAPEGIDPGLAAPAPVGAAFPTLDEVYGPANPAVQGVSAVE, encoded by the coding sequence ATGAGAGCGGACACCAAGATCAACCGCACCACCCGGCGCGGCACCCATCGCCGCACCATGCCGATCATCGCGACCGTACCGTTGCAGGTACTGGTCGGCGGTACCGCGCTCGCGGTGACCGGTGCGATCGGACTGTGGCAGATACTGCCAGGTCAGGTCACACCGACAGTCGGCGCGGGGCATGGTCGCGGGATGAGCCAGGTCGGCGCTTTCGACAACGCGCGGGCGGGGTGGAGTGCCGAGGACATCCTCGGGCACTACTACCCCGGCGCGACGCTCGGCCAGGTCGGGCCAACCACGATCGGAGTCCGCCTGCAAGCACAGGACGACGCCACCCTCGACACCTACGCCGCCGCGGGCGCGCAGGTCGCGGGCCGGATGATCGGTCCCGGCGAAGCCGCCCACCTCACCCCGCTGCCCGACGGCGGCGCGAATGTCGTGGTGACCTCGGGCTGCGACGGCGAAGTGCTCTGGCAGGCCGCCACCGACGACCCGTTCGTGTATCCGGTGCACCCCGGTGCCGGAAGGCCGGTCGAGGAGCATCTCACCCTCTGCGGCGGCACCGGCTATCGCGGCGCGCTCGGTGTCGCGCTGGAGGGCGGTGCGTACCGGACCGTCAACGAGGTCGACCTCGACGACTATCTGGCGGGCGTCCTACCATCGGAAATGCAGGCCAACTGGGCCGATCAGGGCGCTTTCGAAGCGCTGCGCGCGCAGGCGATCGCCGCCCGCTCCTACGCGCTCGCCGAGAATCGCTACGGCTACGCGCGGACCTGTGACACCACCGACTGCCAGGTGTACCCCGGCACCGTGAAGGAAGACGGGCGCACCACCGAGGCCGTGGCCGCCACCACAGGCACCGTCCTCCTGCGCGACGGACTCATCCTGCGCTCGGAATACTCCGCCGCACCCGACGGCGGGCGGCCGGCCGATATCGAGACCTTCGCCGTCGGCCCCGCACCCCACGAATTCGTCCCCCCCGCGCCGATCCCGCCCGCGCCGATCGACCCGACCCATCCCGACCTGACCATCGAGGCGCTGGCGGGCGAGACGGTGATCGACACCGAGTACCGCCGGATCGGCGGCCCGGAGAGCGCGATCGGGGCACCGATCGGCCCGGAAATGCTGCTCCCGCAGCGCGTGGGCACCTACCGGCTTTACACGAACGGCGTCATCGTGGCGACGGAAGCGCTCGGCGCGCAGGTGGTCGACTTCACCACCCTGCTCGAACTCGTCCCCGACCTCGGCGACCAACTGCCACCGTCCGCCTCGGGGAGTCCGCAGTTGACGACGCCGGAAGGTTCACTGCCCGATGTCACCTCGCCGGAGGGCATCGCTCCGGAGGGAATCGATCCCGGCCTCGCCGCTCCAGCTCCCGTCGGGGCTGCGTTCCCCACCCTTGACGAGGTGTACGGACCAGCGAATCCAGCTGTGCAAGGTGTATCCGCTGTGGAGTAG
- a CDS encoding MarR family winged helix-turn-helix transcriptional regulator: MRDAVDLITEHWTIERPDVDVSPMAVIGRITRLSRVLEQDLKRFFAGHGLEFWEFDVLATLRRSGGSTGLTAGALNRAAMVTSGAITNRIDRLETKQLVRRCPSPGDRRSILVQLTDEGRELVDRLLPLHMDNEQRLLATLGATERTQLADLLRTLAVALDDTALD; the protein is encoded by the coding sequence ATGCGGGACGCCGTCGACCTGATCACCGAGCACTGGACCATCGAGCGCCCCGATGTCGACGTGTCACCGATGGCGGTCATCGGCCGGATCACCCGGCTCTCGCGCGTCCTCGAACAGGACCTCAAACGCTTCTTCGCCGGTCACGGCCTGGAATTCTGGGAGTTCGATGTGCTGGCCACCCTGCGCCGCTCCGGCGGCAGCACCGGCCTCACCGCGGGCGCGCTCAACCGCGCCGCCATGGTCACCTCGGGCGCGATCACCAACCGGATCGATCGCCTGGAGACCAAGCAGCTCGTCCGCCGCTGCCCGTCACCCGGCGACCGCCGCTCGATCCTGGTCCAGCTCACCGACGAAGGCCGCGAGCTGGTCGATCGCCTGCTGCCCCTGCACATGGACAACGAACAGCGCCTGCTCGCCACCCTCGGCGCCACCGAGCGCACCCAGCTCGCCGACCTGCTGCGCACCCTCGCCGTCGCCTTGGACGACACCGCCCTCGACTGA
- a CDS encoding EamA family transporter — protein MTTATRSTGYAGTLALTAITPIVWGSTYAVTTEFLPPDRPLFTALLRALPAGLVLLALTRALPHGHWIGRTAVLGVLNIGAFFPLLFLAAYRLPGGVAGVLGAVVPMFALAFAAVLLAEAPTRRTVLAGVIGVVGVALVVLRGNAELDAIGVLAGLTGAASMAAGTVLTKKWGRPDGVGPLALTGWQLTAGGLFIAPLAVLIEGAPPAMDGRAIGGYLYLGIVGTALAYWLWFRGISRVPATSVAFLGLLSPVSAAVIGWIALGQALTVLQILGLVIALAGTVLGQIPPKSPPAAGDALLTRHSGGRSRSRALTLT, from the coding sequence ATGACGACCGCAACCCGCTCCACCGGCTACGCGGGCACCCTCGCGCTCACCGCCATCACCCCGATCGTGTGGGGCTCCACCTACGCCGTCACCACCGAATTCCTGCCCCCGGATCGTCCGCTGTTCACCGCCCTCCTGCGCGCCCTGCCCGCCGGCCTCGTGCTGTTGGCGCTGACCAGAGCGCTACCGCACGGTCACTGGATCGGCCGCACCGCCGTGCTCGGCGTGCTCAACATCGGCGCGTTCTTCCCGCTGCTGTTCCTGGCCGCGTACCGGCTGCCCGGTGGTGTCGCCGGTGTGCTCGGCGCCGTCGTGCCGATGTTCGCGCTCGCGTTCGCGGCAGTGCTGCTGGCCGAGGCGCCGACCCGGCGCACGGTGCTCGCCGGGGTCATCGGTGTGGTCGGGGTGGCGCTGGTCGTCCTGCGCGGCAATGCCGAACTGGACGCGATCGGCGTACTGGCCGGGCTGACCGGTGCGGCCTCGATGGCGGCGGGCACCGTGCTCACCAAGAAGTGGGGACGTCCCGATGGGGTCGGACCACTGGCGTTGACCGGTTGGCAGCTCACCGCGGGCGGCCTGTTCATCGCCCCGCTCGCCGTGCTCATCGAAGGCGCGCCACCCGCCATGGACGGTCGCGCCATCGGCGGCTACCTCTACCTCGGCATCGTCGGCACCGCGCTCGCCTACTGGCTGTGGTTCCGTGGAATCTCCCGTGTGCCGGCTACTTCGGTCGCGTTCCTCGGCCTGCTCAGCCCGGTGTCGGCGGCGGTCATCGGCTGGATCGCCCTGGGCCAAGCACTGACCGTGCTGCAGATCCTCGGTCTGGTCATCGCCCTCGCTGGCACCGTCCTCGGTCAGATTCCGCCGAAGTCGCCGCCGGCCGCCGGGGATGCGTTGCTGACGCGACACAGCGGAGGTCGAAGTCGGTCGCGCGCCTTGACCTTGACGTAG
- a CDS encoding MerR family transcriptional regulator has product MASEWSIQDLARAAGTTSRTLRHYGQLGLLAPSRIGANGYRYYDQTSLVRLQRILLLRELGLGLPVIAEVLAGEQDTADALRTHLELLRQHQDRIARQIESVSTTLHKTERGEPLMAAEVFDGFDHTQYKDEVIDRWGKDAYDSADRWWRSLSEDSKKAFQQTQLDIAADFGKAHAAGLPVDGDTVQAIVARHRAWLGDGTQGRPVTDEYLLGLGEMYVADPRFRGNYDVHGDGTAEYILEAFRAYVAGKSA; this is encoded by the coding sequence ATGGCGAGTGAATGGTCCATCCAGGATCTCGCGAGAGCCGCGGGTACCACCAGCCGCACGCTGCGCCACTACGGCCAGCTCGGTCTGCTGGCACCGAGCCGGATCGGCGCCAACGGCTATCGCTACTACGACCAGACCTCCCTCGTCCGCCTGCAGCGCATCCTGCTGCTGCGCGAACTCGGCCTCGGCCTGCCGGTCATCGCCGAGGTCCTCGCCGGTGAACAGGACACCGCCGACGCGCTGCGCACCCACCTGGAACTGCTTCGGCAACACCAGGACCGGATCGCGCGGCAGATCGAATCGGTGTCGACCACGTTGCACAAGACAGAAAGAGGTGAACCCCTCATGGCCGCAGAGGTTTTCGACGGCTTCGACCACACCCAGTACAAGGACGAGGTGATCGATCGCTGGGGCAAGGACGCTTACGACAGCGCCGACCGCTGGTGGCGTTCGCTGTCCGAGGACAGCAAGAAGGCGTTCCAGCAGACCCAGCTCGACATCGCCGCCGACTTCGGGAAGGCCCACGCCGCCGGACTTCCCGTCGACGGCGACACCGTCCAAGCGATCGTCGCCCGCCACCGCGCCTGGCTCGGCGACGGCACCCAGGGCCGTCCGGTGACCGATGAATACCTGCTCGGGCTCGGCGAGATGTACGTCGCCGACCCGCGATTCCGTGGGAACTACGACGTGCACGGCGACGGCACCGCCGAGTACATCCTCGAGGCCTTCCGGGCATATGTGGCCGGAAAGTCCGCCTGA